The following coding sequences are from one Lysinibacillus sp. FSL W8-0992 window:
- a CDS encoding DUF1835 domain-containing protein, whose translation MAILHITFSLSTHGSIKHAIRQHHLQREESVICVNDVFSIGPLASLENRKNWLESNVFKDIEEKELYEDIHKKWTKSIASIPCDLDVWIWYSQNSHEEIGLRYVMSEFVTKCSMVFGIDTTAALNRIHPDMSIRHTGELSSDLLMKLRSDAKRFTLEECRRLAKEWEELKQNPSTLRVWQNGIVHAEEDSYDATIIECAKDLQANNEELWLSPVNVIGRTFNKIEDYMSEAFLEYRIFTMARQGLFEISGDTTDMFSYQIKYIGK comes from the coding sequence ATGGCAATTTTACATATTACCTTTAGCTTGTCTACACACGGTTCTATTAAACACGCGATACGACAACACCATTTACAGCGAGAAGAGTCGGTGATTTGTGTCAATGATGTTTTCTCAATCGGACCACTTGCAAGCTTGGAAAATCGAAAAAATTGGTTAGAATCTAATGTTTTTAAGGATATAGAAGAAAAAGAATTATACGAGGACATCCATAAGAAGTGGACGAAATCAATCGCCAGCATCCCTTGTGATTTGGATGTTTGGATTTGGTATAGCCAAAATTCACATGAAGAAATTGGTTTGCGTTATGTAATGAGCGAGTTTGTAACTAAATGCAGCATGGTATTTGGAATAGATACAACCGCAGCTTTAAACCGAATTCATCCAGATATGTCTATTCGCCATACTGGAGAACTATCATCGGACTTGCTTATGAAACTTCGATCGGATGCTAAACGGTTTACTCTCGAGGAGTGTCGGCGACTTGCTAAAGAATGGGAAGAGCTAAAGCAAAATCCAAGTACATTGCGAGTTTGGCAAAATGGTATTGTTCATGCAGAGGAGGACAGTTACGATGCAACTATTATTGAATGTGCAAAAGATTTACAAGCTAACAACGAGGAGCTATGGCTTTCACCAGTGAACGTCATTGGGCGAACTTTCAATAAAATCGAGGACTACATGAGCGAAGCCTTTTTAGAATATCGAATTTTCACCATGGCTAGGCAAGGGTTATTTGAAATTAGCGGTGACACGACGGATATGTTTTCTTATCAAATAAAATATATAGGGAAATAA
- a CDS encoding LysE family translocator — protein MEFSTLLTFLGAAIILTVMPGPDNLFVLAQSITQDKKAGIATSLGLCSGLLVHIGAAVLGISAIIYQSTVIFSIVKFAGAAYLLYLAWQSLRAKDDPFTLKQQNIQAFGLLYRKGILMNVINPKVSLFFLALLPQFVNPIHRYVALQMLILGMVFLVQALILFSLFSIFAGKVKKGIGKPAIAKRSNMVQGILFTFIGIQIALSKQ, from the coding sequence TTGGAATTTTCAACGTTACTAACGTTTTTAGGTGCAGCAATCATATTAACAGTAATGCCAGGGCCGGACAATTTATTTGTCCTTGCGCAAAGCATTACACAAGATAAAAAGGCAGGCATTGCGACTTCATTAGGTCTATGTTCAGGTTTGCTTGTTCATATCGGAGCTGCAGTTTTAGGAATTTCAGCTATTATTTATCAATCAACGGTTATCTTTTCCATTGTCAAATTTGCAGGTGCCGCCTATTTATTATATTTAGCATGGCAATCATTGCGAGCAAAAGATGATCCATTTACATTGAAGCAACAAAATATTCAAGCTTTTGGTTTGCTGTATCGCAAAGGAATCTTGATGAATGTGATAAATCCAAAGGTTTCTTTATTTTTCTTAGCACTATTGCCACAGTTTGTAAATCCAATACACCGCTATGTGGCGTTACAAATGCTTATTTTGGGTATGGTATTTTTAGTGCAGGCACTGATTTTATTCTCGTTATTTAGTATTTTTGCAGGGAAAGTTAAAAAAGGTATAGGGAAGCCAGCAATTGCTAAACGCTCGAATATGGTACAAGGCATTCTATTTACCTTTATCGGTATACAAATCGCACTAAGTAAACAATAA
- a CDS encoding sodium:proton antiporter, with the protein MAVSDIVQELEDEQGNVFYKMKTHDIDVQATQSSGLAPVITYRIGEKDITDDIRNLRFSPRTPSSYIQDYDEFQSMLYAKEQRAINQLYEKMSIKPKNMTTGKQILWSFFVMILAMLPLFVAIWWFK; encoded by the coding sequence ATGGCAGTAAGCGATATTGTTCAAGAATTGGAGGACGAGCAAGGGAATGTCTTTTATAAAATGAAAACACATGATATCGACGTTCAAGCAACGCAATCCTCTGGCTTGGCACCAGTTATTACTTATCGGATTGGCGAGAAAGATATAACGGACGATATCCGAAATTTACGTTTCAGCCCCAGAACCCCGTCAAGTTATATACAAGATTATGATGAATTTCAATCAATGCTCTACGCAAAAGAGCAACGCGCCATCAACCAACTCTATGAAAAAATGAGCATTAAGCCAAAAAATATGACAACAGGAAAACAAATATTGTGGAGTTTTTTTGTGATGATTTTGGCGATGTTACCTTTATTTGTCGCCATTTGGTGGTTTAAATAA
- the proB gene encoding glutamate 5-kinase: MERKRIVVKIGSSSLTNAKGEIDKVRLMDHVQAIAELKKCGHEVLLVSSGAVAAGFKQLGYPSRPVTVKGKQAAAAVGQSLLIQTYHALFSIYDIMPAQILLTRTDFSKKERYKNAYATFEELLERAMLPIINENDTVSVSELTFGDNDMLSALVSGLVHADQLIILTDINGLYDANPNKNPQAKRIDRLTEVTDEMLGFADGAGSKVGTGGMESKLLAARAALNAGVKVFIGTGYGAHKLVDIMDGHGDGTYVEHEALAILTNNKQWIALTEISGKIFVDNGAEIALLENGKSLLPAGVYRVEGDFEQGDVVEVYSENRLIGRGEVLYSSLELAQAMGKRTDELTNYPIEVIHRDKWLKIQTN; encoded by the coding sequence ATGGAAAGAAAAAGAATCGTTGTAAAAATTGGCAGTAGCTCCTTAACGAATGCAAAAGGTGAAATTGACAAAGTACGCTTAATGGATCATGTGCAAGCTATTGCAGAATTAAAAAAATGTGGCCATGAAGTTTTACTTGTATCTTCAGGTGCTGTAGCAGCAGGCTTTAAACAATTAGGCTACCCTTCTCGTCCAGTGACAGTTAAAGGGAAACAAGCGGCTGCTGCAGTCGGCCAAAGTTTGCTTATCCAAACATATCATGCCCTTTTTAGTATTTATGATATTATGCCTGCTCAGATCTTACTTACACGTACTGATTTTTCGAAAAAAGAACGCTATAAAAATGCCTATGCAACATTTGAGGAATTGTTAGAGCGGGCTATGCTCCCAATTATTAATGAAAACGATACTGTATCTGTCAGTGAGTTAACATTTGGCGATAATGATATGCTATCCGCACTTGTAAGTGGACTTGTTCACGCAGACCAGCTCATTATCCTTACAGACATCAACGGCTTATACGATGCAAATCCTAATAAAAATCCCCAAGCGAAGCGCATTGATCGGTTAACAGAAGTAACAGATGAAATGCTTGGCTTCGCTGATGGTGCAGGCTCAAAAGTCGGAACAGGTGGTATGGAGTCTAAACTATTGGCAGCGCGGGCAGCTTTAAATGCTGGTGTTAAAGTGTTTATCGGCACGGGCTACGGTGCGCATAAGCTCGTCGATATTATGGATGGTCATGGAGATGGGACATATGTAGAGCATGAGGCGCTCGCTATATTAACAAATAATAAACAGTGGATTGCACTTACGGAAATTTCTGGTAAAATCTTTGTAGATAACGGTGCGGAAATTGCCTTATTAGAAAATGGTAAAAGCTTACTACCAGCTGGTGTCTACCGTGTTGAAGGAGACTTTGAACAAGGTGACGTTGTAGAGGTTTATAGTGAAAATAGGCTTATTGGACGTGGCGAAGTTTTATACTCATCACTTGAGCTAGCACAAGCGATGGGAAAACGGACCGATGAATTAACAAACTATCCAATAGAAGTCATTCATCGAGACAAATGGTTAAAAATACAAACGAATTAG
- a CDS encoding glutamate-5-semialdehyde dehydrogenase, producing MTSEVYQKGQRAKAASYVLNIKTTCEKNDALTKIAEQLIIDQDLLIAENLKDLASGKEKGMPASTLDRIMLNKDRITAMTDAIHLLVTLNDPVGTVLEHIDKENGLHIEKRMVPIGVIGMIYEARPNVTVDAATLSLKTGNAVILRGSSSAKFSNIALVASIHRALEKTAIPVDAVQLIEDTSRETAKELFHLKEYLDVLIPRGGKALIDLVVREASVPVLETGAGNCHIYVDQTADYIKAERICRNAKTQRPSVCNAAESLLIHPDWFNEYGTKLLNALHEADVTIIGDATVCQAVDFAQLATEEDFATEYLDLKISVKVVENVFEAIEHINQYGTNHSEAIITEDPLVADTFLNNVDAAAVYHNASTRFTDGFEFGYGAEIGISTQKLHARGPMGLPALTSTKYFIHGNGQIRE from the coding sequence ATGACGAGTGAAGTATATCAAAAAGGACAACGCGCAAAGGCAGCAAGCTATGTATTAAATATTAAAACAACTTGCGAGAAAAATGATGCGTTAACTAAAATTGCTGAGCAATTAATCATCGATCAAGATTTGCTAATTGCAGAAAACTTAAAGGACTTAGCAAGTGGCAAAGAAAAAGGTATGCCCGCTTCAACACTTGATCGCATTATGTTAAACAAGGACCGAATTACAGCAATGACAGATGCCATTCATTTACTTGTAACGTTAAACGACCCAGTTGGCACAGTACTTGAGCACATTGACAAAGAAAACGGCTTGCATATTGAAAAGCGTATGGTACCGATCGGTGTGATTGGCATGATTTATGAAGCACGACCAAATGTGACCGTTGATGCAGCAACATTATCGTTGAAAACAGGCAATGCCGTTATTTTACGAGGAAGCTCTTCAGCTAAATTTTCAAATATAGCGCTTGTTGCGAGTATTCACCGAGCACTTGAAAAAACGGCTATCCCTGTTGATGCAGTTCAACTAATCGAAGATACAAGTCGTGAAACAGCAAAGGAATTATTCCATTTAAAAGAATACCTAGATGTATTAATTCCTCGTGGTGGTAAGGCACTTATCGATTTAGTCGTTCGTGAAGCTTCAGTGCCAGTGCTTGAAACTGGAGCAGGCAATTGTCATATTTATGTTGACCAAACTGCTGATTACATAAAAGCAGAAAGAATTTGTCGAAATGCTAAAACACAACGTCCTTCTGTTTGTAACGCTGCTGAAAGCTTACTTATTCATCCGGATTGGTTTAATGAATACGGAACAAAGCTGCTAAACGCTTTGCACGAAGCAGACGTAACAATTATCGGTGATGCAACAGTTTGCCAAGCGGTAGATTTCGCACAGCTCGCTACAGAGGAAGATTTTGCTACGGAATATTTAGATTTAAAAATAAGCGTTAAAGTTGTCGAAAACGTATTTGAGGCCATCGAGCACATTAATCAATACGGTACAAACCACTCGGAAGCCATTATTACGGAAGATCCACTTGTAGCAGATACATTTTTAAATAATGTAGATGCGGCAGCCGTTTACCATAATGCCTCTACTCGCTTTACAGATGGCTTTGAATTCGGCTATGGCGCCGAAATTGGTATTAGTACACAAAAATTACACGCACGTGGACCAATGGGCTTACCTGCATTAACATCAACAAAGTATTTTATCCATGGGAATGGGCAAATCCGCGAGTAA
- a CDS encoding DMT family transporter: protein MNISAVIKLTVSMAIFGSIGFFTIHTGVPAIELVFIRCICATLFLCFLWLMTGGHKIEVWDKKEIARTLLCGVFIVLNWVFLFKAFEEMSISIAISIYNLAPIFVLILGALLLKEKMTVQALVATLTCFIGSIFIIGLHNFISLSEFMQSGFVWALLSALFYAFTMLTSRTIKNLSSYALTFIQTTVGIVILLPFVDFSLFEGLTTTNWLYILGTGFIHTGFVYYLFFDSIRNLSTILVSVLVFVDPVVAILLDMLLLDFMPSIMQTVGIVLIFGGIFYTIYIPNQKAKLKE from the coding sequence ATGAATATTTCTGCAGTAATAAAACTTACTGTATCGATGGCCATTTTCGGCTCCATCGGCTTTTTCACCATCCATACTGGCGTACCAGCTATTGAGCTAGTCTTTATCCGTTGTATTTGTGCTACCCTCTTTCTTTGTTTCTTATGGCTAATGACAGGTGGCCATAAAATCGAAGTATGGGACAAAAAAGAAATAGCGCGTACACTTCTATGCGGTGTCTTTATCGTCTTAAACTGGGTATTTTTATTTAAAGCATTTGAAGAGATGTCAATCTCGATTGCCATTTCAATTTATAATTTGGCACCTATATTTGTACTTATTTTAGGGGCCTTGTTGTTAAAGGAAAAAATGACTGTACAAGCGCTTGTCGCAACATTGACTTGTTTTATCGGTAGTATTTTTATTATTGGTTTACATAATTTTATTTCGTTGTCTGAATTTATGCAGTCAGGCTTCGTTTGGGCACTACTCTCTGCTTTGTTTTATGCATTTACAATGTTAACGAGCAGAACGATTAAAAATTTAAGTTCCTATGCATTAACATTTATACAAACGACTGTTGGTATCGTCATACTATTACCTTTTGTGGACTTTTCACTATTTGAAGGATTAACTACAACGAATTGGCTTTATATTTTAGGTACAGGCTTTATTCATACTGGATTCGTTTATTATTTATTTTTCGATAGTATTCGCAATCTATCTACTATACTAGTTTCTGTTTTAGTATTCGTAGATCCAGTCGTTGCTATTTTATTAGATATGCTATTGCTCGATTTCATGCCTAGCATTATGCAAACTGTTGGCATTGTTTTAATTTTCGGAGGGATTTTTTATACAATTTACATCCCTAATCAAAAAGCTAAGTTAAAGGAATGA
- a CDS encoding carbohydrate kinase family protein — translation MRKLYAIGELLIDFTPTEQSDSLCSVEQFTKNAGGAPANVAAVCAKLGQHAALLSQVGQDAFGDFLINTVKQAGVDTQYIAQTTEGETSLAFVSLSANGDRDFLFYRRNAADLLYRPEQLPDNLLTAKDILHFCSVNLVDSSMKQTHEAIIRQAHHTGSLVSFDPNVRLPLWHDAELCRQTILNFIPHAHIVKLSDEELSFLTHLDDEQHAVQSLFQGNVQVIFVTHGAQGASLYTRQQHVKADANDVQAIDTTGAGDAFIGAILSVLLQKNITAETAEAFCETFATPLLTYANHYAGASTTKHGAITSYPTLQEMPLSF, via the coding sequence ATGCGTAAACTATATGCAATCGGTGAGCTGTTAATTGACTTTACCCCTACTGAACAAAGTGACTCGCTTTGTTCAGTAGAACAATTCACAAAAAATGCTGGAGGTGCCCCTGCCAATGTGGCCGCTGTCTGTGCAAAATTAGGACAGCATGCTGCTTTACTTTCACAGGTAGGGCAAGATGCATTTGGTGACTTTTTAATTAATACAGTAAAACAAGCTGGCGTGGACACCCAATATATTGCGCAAACAACTGAAGGTGAAACAAGCCTCGCCTTTGTTTCTTTGTCAGCCAATGGAGACCGTGACTTTTTATTTTACCGCAGAAATGCCGCTGATTTACTATATCGACCAGAACAATTACCAGATAATTTACTTACAGCGAAAGACATTCTCCACTTTTGCTCGGTGAACTTAGTAGACAGTTCAATGAAGCAAACACATGAGGCTATCATTAGGCAAGCACATCATACAGGCAGTCTCGTATCCTTTGATCCAAACGTGCGACTTCCTCTTTGGCATGACGCTGAATTATGTCGACAAACGATTTTAAATTTTATTCCGCACGCGCATATCGTGAAGCTTTCTGACGAGGAACTATCGTTTTTAACGCATCTAGACGATGAACAACATGCCGTTCAATCATTATTCCAAGGGAATGTCCAAGTTATTTTTGTGACCCATGGTGCACAAGGCGCTAGTCTTTATACGAGGCAACAACATGTGAAAGCTGATGCTAATGATGTACAAGCGATTGATACAACTGGTGCAGGTGATGCCTTTATCGGTGCTATCTTAAGTGTTTTATTGCAGAAAAACATTACAGCAGAGACTGCCGAAGCATTTTGCGAAACGTTTGCTACTCCCCTCCTTACCTATGCTAATCATTATGCCGGTGCATCCACAACAAAACATGGTGCCATCACATCTTATCCAACACTTCAGGAAATGCCATTATCGTTTTAA
- a CDS encoding Dabb family protein: MIRHIVMWNHKDEFNEEQQTQNAQIVKTELESLTDKINGIISLHVITNPLASSDRQIVLNSLFESDEHLQQYQIHPDHVRVSQLVGSLMKDRICIDFEENL; this comes from the coding sequence ATGATTAGACATATTGTGATGTGGAATCATAAAGATGAATTTAACGAAGAACAACAAACACAGAATGCACAAATCGTCAAAACAGAGTTAGAAAGCCTGACAGATAAAATTAACGGGATTATCTCATTACATGTTATCACAAATCCATTAGCATCTAGTGATCGACAAATAGTATTGAATAGCCTATTTGAAAGCGATGAACATCTGCAACAATATCAAATTCATCCTGACCATGTTCGTGTTAGCCAGTTAGTAGGCTCATTAATGAAAGATAGAATATGTATTGATTTTGAAGAAAATCTATAA
- a CDS encoding RNA polymerase sigma factor: MEQLVDEYGEYLFHLSYLYVKDRQLAEEITQDVFFTFATKGDAFRI; encoded by the coding sequence ATGGAGCAGCTAGTGGACGAATACGGTGAATACCTATTCCATCTAAGCTATTTATATGTGAAAGACAGGCAACTCGCTGAGGAAATTACGCAGGATGTATTTTTTACATTTGCCACAAAGGGTGACGCTTTTCGTATTTAA
- a CDS encoding GNAT family N-acetyltransferase: protein MNTTIITTENDLQTAFAIRKAVFIEEQQIPASEEYDEFDALDAACDHILVYYNAQPVGTGRLRVVDGYGKLERICILEEFRKYGLGKVIIQTLEALTQEKGLTKSKLSAQVYAEGFYEKLGYTRTGEEYMDAGIPHILMKKQFIKA from the coding sequence ATGAACACAACAATTATTACAACAGAAAATGACTTACAAACAGCTTTTGCTATTCGGAAAGCTGTCTTTATAGAAGAACAACAAATTCCAGCATCAGAAGAATACGATGAATTTGATGCGCTCGATGCAGCATGTGATCACATTCTTGTATATTACAATGCGCAGCCTGTTGGTACAGGTCGTTTACGTGTTGTAGATGGCTATGGGAAGCTTGAGCGAATTTGTATTTTAGAGGAATTTCGTAAATATGGGCTAGGAAAAGTAATTATTCAAACGCTAGAGGCATTAACACAAGAAAAGGGCTTAACGAAATCAAAATTAAGTGCGCAAGTATATGCAGAAGGCTTTTATGAGAAGCTCGGTTATACACGTACAGGTGAAGAATATATGGATGCAGGAATCCCACATATTTTAATGAAAAAGCAATTTATTAAAGCTTAA
- a CDS encoding ABC transporter permease — MKTVQRYMKNINLIIGLLVIVGFLLVMVISFFYTPHDVNTMNIPEKLHNPSSKYLFGTDEFGRDIFSRMMKGTQTAFAVGLLTVFIGSTFGILIGGIAGYIGGWVDEIFMRLMDALMAFPGIILALMLVAVFGPGVVNTAIALGVIAIPAIARIARSGFVQHRDAEYVLAAKLIGVKPYKIMFRHILPNISSQIIVAATVTFATAMLAEAALSYLGLGVQPPNPSWGRMLKDSQAYLVKASWYTFAPGGAITMLVLGLYMLSNALRDYLDPRSKS; from the coding sequence ATGAAAACTGTACAGCGCTACATGAAAAATATAAATTTAATCATTGGTCTACTCGTCATAGTCGGATTTTTACTTGTAATGGTCATTAGCTTCTTTTATACACCGCATGATGTCAATACGATGAATATACCAGAAAAATTGCACAATCCGAGTAGTAAGTATCTCTTTGGGACAGACGAATTCGGACGTGATATTTTTAGTCGGATGATGAAAGGCACACAAACAGCATTTGCGGTCGGCTTATTAACGGTATTTATTGGCTCAACATTTGGTATTTTAATTGGTGGAATAGCCGGGTACATCGGTGGCTGGGTAGATGAAATTTTTATGCGTTTGATGGATGCTTTAATGGCATTTCCAGGGATTATTTTAGCTTTAATGCTAGTAGCTGTTTTCGGACCTGGCGTAGTCAATACGGCGATAGCACTGGGGGTTATCGCAATCCCAGCCATCGCTAGAATCGCACGCAGTGGTTTTGTCCAACATCGTGATGCCGAATACGTATTGGCTGCTAAATTAATTGGTGTAAAGCCTTATAAAATTATGTTCCGCCACATTTTGCCTAATATATCATCACAAATTATTGTGGCAGCAACGGTTACCTTTGCTACAGCAATGCTCGCTGAAGCAGCACTTAGTTATTTAGGGCTTGGCGTACAGCCACCAAATCCAAGCTGGGGACGTATGTTAAAAGATTCTCAGGCTTATTTAGTGAAAGCATCTTGGTATACATTTGCACCAGGAGGAGCCATTACGATGTTAGTACTAGGATTGTATATGCTGAGCAATGCCTTACGTGATTATCTGGATCCTCGTTCAAAATCATAA
- a CDS encoding ABC transporter permease → MMYIIRRFILLITTILLVSIITFGVFQILPGDPVRTMLGTEADPTQIENLRSELGLDRPLYEQYADWMKGLLTGELGNSIRFSMPVKDLLFDRLPVTMSLALLTLTIVLLVSLPLGMFAARRQNKLSDVSLSTLTQIGMAVPSFWLGMMLILYVGMKFSFFKISGYIPWTQSVSGALSTLVLPALTIAIPQIAVNFRYVRTAILEQMQLDYVRTIRSKGMSEQNVMYKHVLKNAMIPILTVFGLIMAEVVAGTIIVEQVFSLPGVGQLLITAISNRDFPLVQGIVMYITVAVVVINFIVDILYSVLDPRIRLR, encoded by the coding sequence ATGATGTATATCATACGTCGATTCATCCTGTTAATAACAACGATTCTTCTAGTGTCGATCATTACATTTGGTGTTTTTCAAATTTTACCTGGGGATCCTGTTCGAACAATGTTAGGAACGGAAGCAGATCCTACACAAATTGAAAATTTGCGGTCTGAGCTTGGTTTGGACCGCCCCCTTTATGAACAATACGCTGATTGGATGAAGGGGTTATTGACAGGGGAATTAGGCAATTCAATTCGTTTCTCAATGCCTGTAAAAGATTTATTGTTTGATCGACTTCCTGTAACGATGTCATTAGCATTGCTCACACTAACCATTGTATTACTCGTTTCCTTGCCGCTTGGCATGTTTGCAGCGAGAAGACAAAATAAGCTGAGTGATGTGTCATTATCGACATTGACACAAATCGGAATGGCTGTACCTTCATTTTGGCTTGGTATGATGCTTATTTTATATGTCGGAATGAAATTTAGCTTCTTTAAAATTAGCGGCTATATCCCGTGGACACAAAGTGTATCTGGTGCGTTAAGTACGCTTGTACTCCCAGCGTTAACAATTGCTATACCCCAAATTGCTGTCAACTTCCGTTACGTGCGAACTGCAATTTTAGAACAAATGCAGCTGGATTATGTTCGAACAATACGCAGTAAAGGAATGTCGGAGCAAAATGTCATGTATAAGCATGTTTTAAAAAATGCGATGATACCGATATTAACGGTCTTTGGATTAATTATGGCAGAAGTGGTGGCAGGGACAATTATCGTCGAGCAAGTATTTTCATTGCCAGGTGTTGGTCAGTTACTCATTACTGCGATAAGTAATCGCGATTTCCCTTTAGTTCAAGGAATCGTTATGTATATTACTGTTGCAGTAGTTGTAATTAATTTTATCGTCGATATTTTATATTCCGTTTTAGATCCAAGAATCCGATTACGATGA
- a CDS encoding ABC transporter substrate-binding protein produces MLLLLVGLIISACSNDEDKKNTNQVSTNAPVTTETPQEIVVRINDDPDFLDPHKATASISYQMILNIFEGLMAPETDGSLKQGLAESYDISEDGLTYTFKIRSGVKFHNGEDLTIEDIQYSFDRLMGKNGGEKMSNNFDNVASTEAPDATTFVIKLKEPNSNFLYSLTARQSAIIPKNNDGKHNENPIGTGPFSYVKYAPGSNLVLKKNDSYWKEGLPYLDKVTFTFQSDDQAAIMSLMANEVDLTSVPWQRVNEVESSHHLSHQNNNSSLIVTFNETKAPFDNVKVRQAMNYAISKSDIIDSVFAGYAVPLGSNMSPAMGDYQKKGLENIYKLDVDKAKALLAEAGYPDGFKTKITVSSHNDIYSNIAQIVAANLKEIGVDVEIEVVEWGIWLDRVYFGRDYNMTTIDLTGRASAYEILNDYISTNDSENFFLFKNDEYDKIMADVLKETDTAKQIDYYQRAQEILAEQAVSVYVADYQIVWGSDKQVTGLKSYPFWFHDMSEVKFSN; encoded by the coding sequence ATGCTGTTATTGCTAGTAGGGTTGATTATTAGTGCATGTTCAAATGATGAGGATAAGAAAAATACAAATCAAGTCAGTACAAATGCGCCAGTAACAACGGAAACACCACAAGAAATTGTTGTCCGTATTAATGATGACCCGGATTTTTTAGATCCTCATAAAGCGACAGCGTCCATTTCCTATCAAATGATTCTTAATATTTTTGAAGGGTTAATGGCTCCTGAAACAGATGGGTCATTAAAACAAGGGCTGGCGGAAAGCTATGATATTTCGGAGGATGGTTTAACTTATACATTTAAAATCCGTTCAGGCGTGAAATTTCATAACGGTGAGGATTTAACAATAGAAGATATTCAATATTCTTTTGATCGCTTAATGGGCAAAAATGGTGGAGAAAAAATGTCGAATAACTTTGATAATGTGGCGTCTACCGAAGCACCAGATGCTACGACCTTTGTTATTAAGTTAAAAGAACCAAATTCTAATTTCTTATATTCACTTACTGCTCGCCAATCAGCCATTATACCGAAAAATAATGATGGCAAACACAATGAAAATCCAATTGGGACTGGTCCGTTCTCCTATGTAAAATATGCTCCTGGTTCAAATTTAGTACTGAAAAAGAATGATAGCTATTGGAAGGAAGGCTTGCCTTACTTAGATAAAGTAACCTTCACTTTCCAATCAGATGATCAAGCAGCCATTATGAGCTTAATGGCAAATGAGGTTGACTTAACTAGTGTTCCTTGGCAACGCGTCAATGAAGTCGAGAGTAGTCATCATTTATCGCATCAAAACAATAACTCTTCCTTAATCGTGACGTTTAATGAAACGAAAGCGCCATTTGATAATGTGAAAGTGCGTCAGGCGATGAACTATGCGATTAGTAAATCGGATATTATCGACTCAGTATTTGCAGGCTATGCTGTACCACTTGGCTCGAACATGAGTCCAGCAATGGGGGACTATCAAAAGAAAGGTTTAGAGAACATTTATAAGCTTGATGTGGACAAGGCGAAAGCATTATTAGCAGAAGCGGGTTACCCAGACGGCTTTAAAACAAAAATTACAGTGTCCTCACATAACGATATTTATTCGAATATAGCGCAAATTGTTGCGGCTAACTTAAAGGAAATTGGTGTGGATGTAGAAATTGAAGTAGTGGAATGGGGTATTTGGCTTGATCGTGTGTACTTCGGCCGCGACTATAATATGACAACGATTGATTTAACAGGCCGAGCATCTGCCTATGAAATACTAAATGACTATATCTCTACAAATGATAGTGAAAACTTCTTCTTATTTAAGAATGATGAGTACGACAAAATCATGGCAGACGTGTTAAAAGAAACAGATACTGCAAAGCAAATCGACTACTACCAGCGTGCACAAGAAATTTTAGCAGAGCAGGCAGTGTCCGTTTATGTGGCGGATTACCAAATCGTGTGGGGATCTGATAAACAAGTGACAGGTCTGAAGAGCTATCCATTCTGGTTCCACGACATGTCGGAGGTAAAATTCTCAAACTAG